In Candidatus Nitrosarchaeum limnium SFB1, the following proteins share a genomic window:
- a CDS encoding ABC-3 protein, with protein sequence MHRAIISGIAIAILCSIIGLFLVLRRYSLFGDAIAHSSFGGIALGLMAGIYPLWTAYGVSIISALIMTRIKDRFNISGDASIAVLLSSGIAVGLVIIGLSGGFTLDIFSFLFGSILLVSVNDTILILSLTGIILIIILLLYRQLLYSTFNEEQAKVSGVPVEKINYLIVFMAGITVVTSIQLVGVLLISALFVIPNVTAIMYGRGFKQTAILSMSFSIFSVVSGILISYVFDITPAGTIVLFAIAIFACTMGLKHAGLLSRQN encoded by the coding sequence ATGCATAGAGCAATAATTTCAGGAATTGCAATTGCGATTTTATGTTCCATAATTGGTTTGTTCTTAGTCTTAAGACGCTATTCATTATTTGGTGACGCAATAGCTCATTCATCATTTGGTGGAATTGCATTAGGATTAATGGCAGGAATTTATCCACTTTGGACTGCATACGGTGTTTCAATAATTAGTGCATTGATTATGACGCGAATTAAAGACAGATTCAACATATCTGGAGATGCTTCAATTGCAGTCCTTTTGTCCTCCGGAATAGCTGTAGGTCTTGTGATTATTGGATTATCAGGAGGATTCACTCTTGATATTTTCAGTTTTCTTTTTGGAAGTATACTACTAGTTAGTGTAAATGATACAATTTTGATACTATCATTAACCGGAATTATTCTAATCATTATTCTATTGCTATACCGTCAACTTCTCTATTCTACATTTAATGAAGAACAAGCAAAAGTTAGTGGCGTTCCTGTTGAAAAAATTAACTATCTTATTGTGTTTATGGCAGGAATTACTGTTGTAACTTCTATACAATTAGTTGGAGTATTATTGATTTCTGCTCTATTTGTAATTCCAAATGTTACTGCAATAATGTATGGAAGAGGGTTCAAACAAACTGCAATACTTTCAATGAGTTTTTCAATATTTTCTGTGGTTTCAGGAATTTTGATCTCATATGTTTTTGATATAACTCCTGCAGGAACAATTGTTTTATTTGCAATTGCAATTTTTGCATGTACTATGGGTCTAAAACATGCTGGATTGCTATCCAGACAAAATTAA
- a CDS encoding blue (type1) copper domain-containing protein, producing the protein MKTIAISSFFVLFAIVAGLVATPAAFADHSEVTVVPAPGSSSLGCEKTDIGCYVPKEATVDVGGKVIFSNTDTAAHTFSAGSAEDGPSGAFDSSFIAPGNSFEWSPTTTGSFPYYCMVHPWMEGLIVVQEAGAEKHDEGMTDESMADDTMMKDVSATGMLSDGTKVSVSTSAPTTGEKMKISIEFAGKEHVNHDIMVTQNGEEVLNDMAAHHHDGKGVHETAPLKSSDPVEITITFQGYGVDDPKTGPIGEKVVFSNVVPEFGTIAMMILAVSIISIVAVTAKSKVIPRF; encoded by the coding sequence ATGAAGACAATAGCTATTAGCTCATTCTTCGTATTATTTGCTATTGTAGCTGGATTAGTTGCAACACCAGCCGCATTTGCAGATCATAGCGAAGTTACAGTTGTCCCAGCACCAGGTTCAAGTAGTTTAGGATGTGAAAAGACGGATATAGGATGCTATGTTCCTAAAGAAGCAACAGTAGATGTTGGCGGAAAAGTAATATTTTCTAACACAGATACTGCAGCACATACATTTTCAGCAGGTAGTGCTGAAGATGGCCCATCAGGAGCATTTGATTCTAGTTTTATCGCTCCAGGAAATTCATTTGAATGGTCACCAACTACTACAGGAAGTTTTCCATACTATTGTATGGTACATCCATGGATGGAGGGATTAATTGTAGTTCAAGAAGCAGGAGCAGAAAAACATGATGAAGGAATGACAGATGAAAGCATGGCAGATGATACAATGATGAAAGATGTATCTGCAACTGGTATGTTATCTGACGGCACAAAAGTTTCAGTTTCAACTTCAGCACCAACCACAGGTGAAAAAATGAAGATCAGCATTGAATTTGCCGGTAAAGAACATGTCAATCATGACATCATGGTAACACAAAACGGGGAAGAAGTACTAAATGACATGGCCGCACATCATCATGATGGAAAAGGCGTACATGAAACAGCACCACTCAAATCATCAGATCCAGTAGAGATCACCATAACATTCCAAGGATATGGAGTAGATGATCCAAAAACAGGACCTATTGGTGAGAAAGTAGTATTTTCAAACGTTGTTCCAGAATTTGGAACAATTGCGATGATGATACTTGCTGTATCAATCATAAGTATTGTAGCCGTTACTGCAAAATCTAAAGTAATTCCAAGATTTTAG
- a CDS encoding hypothetical protein (hypothetical protein Nmar_1649) — translation MKFLLILLIIPLLIIPAFAQTNSQTLATEKGTLDVKLSYDDITPGQETKLNIDFINPHTKKIQEHIDYIITVSKDGEAVFGPIPLTHTSLGSVKIPVEFINEGVYTVEFEIEGILFQPIPSEKVSFDIPVGKDVVTPTPVAKEEKGGGCLIATATYGSELAPQVQQLRELRDNTILSTKSGTAFMSSFNQFYYSFSPTIADWERENPIFKEAVKITLTPMISSMSILNHVNIDTEQEMLVYGISLIMLNIGMYASIPVFGIVKIYKFRKKQN, via the coding sequence ATGAAATTTTTATTAATATTACTAATAATTCCTTTACTAATCATTCCAGCATTTGCTCAAACAAATTCACAAACATTAGCTACAGAAAAAGGAACATTAGATGTCAAATTATCATATGACGATATTACTCCAGGACAAGAGACTAAACTAAATATTGATTTTATAAATCCGCATACAAAAAAAATTCAAGAACATATTGATTATATCATAACAGTTTCAAAGGACGGTGAAGCTGTATTTGGACCAATTCCACTTACTCATACATCACTTGGTTCAGTAAAAATTCCAGTTGAATTTATCAATGAAGGAGTATATACAGTAGAATTTGAAATTGAGGGAATACTATTCCAGCCAATCCCATCTGAAAAGGTTTCATTTGATATTCCAGTTGGAAAAGATGTTGTAACACCTACTCCTGTTGCTAAAGAAGAAAAAGGTGGTGGTTGCCTAATTGCTACTGCAACATATGGTTCAGAACTTGCACCACAAGTACAACAATTAAGAGAACTTAGAGACAATACTATTCTTTCAACAAAATCAGGGACTGCATTTATGAGTAGTTTCAATCAATTCTATTATTCATTCTCACCAACAATTGCAGATTGGGAAAGAGAAAATCCAATATTCAAAGAAGCTGTAAAAATTACTCTGACTCCAATGATTTCCAGTATGTCTATACTAAATCATGTTAATATTGATACAGAGCAAGAAATGCTAGTATACGGAATATCACTGATTATGCTAAATATTGGAATGTATGCAAGTATTCCAGTATTTGGAATTGTCAAGATATACAAATTTAGAAAAAAGCAGAATTGA
- a CDS encoding copper resistance D domain-containing protein produces the protein MRKTVIILLLVISISIPYASAHPFTIDSTPNSSTNAPVGTTKIIVHFSEPVELDFSFLKVIDSNGEEIDNKDSKYFDGDSSLIVTTPPLEEGVYTVTTKALSKIDGHLVPSAFVFAVGDAKIDVGASSSKDVSDIVFFPEAGSRFPGLVGQTIVLGVLIASILIWGTQNKQLIKKEEEKLEQSHHGKFMKITGIGLLLIFASNILMLAIQAIRLETSVINVIQTNFGNIWLIRMAITIVLLALWFGMDRKKKLSIKNKIPMLAVTLVLIGTSSLIGHGAASGEISAIVLDYIHNFVAAVWIGGIIYFVFTLLPTLSQLEETKREKMTLVLIPRFSIMVVIAVGIVIITGPTLMWLLESNVNLITESIYGKLIFAKIAIAAIMIGFGGYFQFKIQKNAERDLQKGTIAIYKKLKRSLKFDVALGITLLGVVALLSNGTLPAGEINQVDAQKVSYGFHSIEFSEKTKFDVEITPFSSGTNTIFIKMSDFEDKPLIDSNQIKVKISNPQRNIAPIEIPMKVINQEESKPIEFQGEITFGFSGQWQVEIENLRTENANESVILNLLVKPRLSDIKTEIIEYELPQASKPLYPLFDGKDSIWVSDPSAPKLWKFSLDSKNFTSYSFDGLTSIILTKDNQGKIWFTDTPRNQIGYFDPSTQKITTKTLPKIDPVINDNIATFIQADFDGNIWISVTNKDTILKYQPKLDSFEEVKLPTRGSVPFALTIDGEGKIWFTESQSGKIGFINPQNNKISEFSPEEPLASPEALVFDDKGNLWIAEHTGLAITKFDPILETFEKITVPDKDALPYGMAFDKYGNIWIAQHTVDKIAAYDPDNKNLIEVPIPTTTSFAQFSSSDDKGNVWFVEQQGNKLSMIKTTEIPIIASQIPNTNTFQLKYTEIVSPLIAMGIIATSLFFVKNIKDKRRLNELILSG, from the coding sequence ATGAGAAAAACAGTGATAATTTTACTTTTAGTCATATCTATTTCAATTCCATATGCATCAGCTCATCCATTTACTATAGATTCTACTCCAAATTCATCTACAAATGCACCGGTTGGAACTACAAAAATTATTGTTCATTTTTCAGAACCAGTTGAATTAGATTTTAGTTTTCTAAAAGTAATAGACAGCAATGGAGAAGAAATAGACAATAAAGATTCAAAATATTTCGATGGTGATAGTTCTCTAATTGTTACAACACCGCCATTAGAAGAAGGGGTTTATACAGTAACCACCAAAGCACTATCAAAAATCGATGGCCATTTAGTTCCAAGTGCATTTGTTTTTGCAGTAGGAGATGCCAAAATAGATGTAGGTGCTAGTAGCAGTAAAGATGTTTCAGATATTGTGTTTTTTCCTGAAGCTGGATCAAGATTTCCAGGACTTGTGGGTCAAACAATTGTTTTAGGTGTTCTAATTGCATCAATACTAATTTGGGGAACTCAAAATAAACAACTTATCAAAAAAGAAGAAGAAAAACTAGAACAATCTCATCATGGAAAATTTATGAAAATTACAGGTATTGGACTATTACTAATTTTTGCTTCAAATATTTTGATGCTTGCAATACAAGCAATAAGATTAGAAACTTCAGTAATTAATGTAATTCAAACTAATTTTGGAAACATATGGCTAATAAGAATGGCAATAACAATAGTTCTTCTTGCTTTATGGTTTGGAATGGATAGAAAAAAGAAGTTATCTATAAAAAATAAAATTCCAATGCTTGCGGTAACACTTGTATTAATTGGCACGTCAAGTTTGATTGGACATGGTGCAGCCAGTGGGGAAATATCCGCTATTGTTTTAGATTACATTCATAATTTCGTTGCAGCAGTATGGATTGGCGGTATTATTTACTTTGTATTTACATTACTTCCAACATTATCACAGTTAGAAGAAACAAAACGAGAAAAAATGACACTTGTTTTAATTCCAAGGTTTTCAATCATGGTTGTAATTGCGGTAGGAATTGTTATAATTACAGGTCCAACTTTGATGTGGCTTTTGGAAAGTAATGTAAATTTGATTACTGAATCAATTTATGGAAAACTAATTTTTGCAAAAATTGCAATTGCAGCAATTATGATTGGATTTGGAGGATATTTTCAATTTAAAATTCAAAAAAATGCTGAAAGAGATTTACAAAAAGGAACTATTGCAATATACAAAAAACTAAAAAGATCATTAAAATTTGATGTAGCGCTTGGGATTACTCTTTTGGGAGTTGTAGCATTACTTTCTAATGGAACATTACCAGCTGGAGAAATCAATCAGGTGGATGCTCAAAAAGTTTCATATGGATTTCATTCAATTGAATTTTCAGAAAAAACTAAATTTGATGTAGAGATTACGCCGTTTTCTAGCGGTACAAATACAATCTTTATCAAGATGAGCGACTTTGAAGATAAGCCCTTAATTGATTCAAATCAAATCAAAGTAAAAATTTCTAATCCTCAAAGAAATATTGCACCTATAGAAATTCCAATGAAAGTCATAAATCAAGAAGAGAGTAAACCTATTGAATTTCAAGGAGAGATAACATTTGGATTTTCTGGTCAATGGCAAGTTGAAATAGAGAATCTAAGAACAGAGAATGCAAACGAATCAGTTATTCTAAATTTACTTGTAAAACCAAGACTATCAGATATTAAAACAGAAATCATAGAATATGAGTTACCGCAAGCTTCAAAGCCACTTTATCCATTGTTTGATGGTAAGGATTCAATTTGGGTAAGTGATCCATCTGCACCAAAATTATGGAAATTCTCACTTGATTCAAAAAATTTTACATCATATTCATTTGATGGATTAACATCCATTATTCTAACAAAAGATAATCAAGGAAAAATTTGGTTTACAGATACTCCTAGGAATCAAATTGGATACTTTGATCCAAGTACTCAGAAGATAACAACAAAAACTTTACCAAAAATAGATCCTGTGATTAATGACAATATAGCTACTTTCATTCAAGCAGATTTTGATGGAAATATTTGGATTTCAGTTACAAACAAAGATACTATTTTGAAGTATCAACCAAAATTAGATTCATTTGAAGAAGTAAAATTGCCTACAAGAGGTTCGGTGCCATTTGCCCTTACTATTGATGGTGAAGGAAAAATTTGGTTTACAGAATCACAGTCAGGTAAAATAGGATTTATCAATCCACAGAACAACAAAATTTCAGAATTTTCACCTGAAGAACCCTTAGCATCGCCAGAAGCATTAGTGTTTGATGATAAAGGAAACTTGTGGATTGCAGAACATACTGGTTTAGCAATTACCAAATTCGATCCAATTCTTGAAACATTTGAAAAAATCACAGTTCCAGATAAAGATGCATTACCATATGGAATGGCATTTGACAAATACGGTAACATTTGGATAGCACAACATACTGTAGATAAAATTGCAGCGTATGATCCAGATAATAAAAATTTGATTGAAGTTCCTATACCCACTACAACATCATTTGCCCAATTTTCATCATCAGATGATAAAGGTAATGTTTGGTTTGTAGAACAACAAGGAAACAAATTATCAATGATAAAGACCACAGAAATTCCAATAATAGCATCGCAGATACCAAACACAAATACTTTTCAATTAAAATATACTGAAATTGTATCTCCACTTATTGCAATGGGAATAATTGCAACATCATTGTTCTTTGTCAAAAATATAAAAGATAAAAGAAGATTAAATGAATTAATTTTGTCTGGATAG